The Apium graveolens cultivar Ventura chromosome 6, ASM990537v1, whole genome shotgun sequence genome contains a region encoding:
- the LOC141665943 gene encoding uncharacterized protein LOC141665943: MLNFHVVKAASTYNAIMGRTWIHAFKVVPSTYHMVLKFPTRNGVGEAKGDQKMARSCYVAELRPDGTGGKVPTIEDMDTSLWMSALGVVRMMNYEGREASRGLGPSSRRLLRTREADMPGIDPNLITHMLNVDPTQNVVKQMKRTFALDRLEAIKPEVDKLVEAGFIEEVQFSEWLANPVMVKKGQ, from the exons ATGTTGAACTTTCATGTTGTTAAGGCAGCCTCTACTTACAATGCCATCATGGGTAGAACATGGATTCATGCATTTAAGGTCGTGCCCTCAACCTACCACATGGTACTGAAGTTCCCTACTAGGAACGGTGTTGGAGAGGCGAAAGGAGATCAGAAAATGGCCCGCAGTTGCTATGTTGCAGAACTTAGGCCCGATGGAACCGGGGGGAAGGTCCCCACTATAGAAGACATGGATACCAGTTTATGGATGAGTGCCCTTGGAGTAGTTAGAATGATGAACTATGAGGGAAGGGAAGCCAGTAGAGGACTTGGTCCCAGTTCCCGTAGACTCCTTAGAACCAGAGAAG ctgatatgcctgggatTGACCCGAACCTTATAACCCATATGCTGAACGTTGACCCAACTCAAAATGTTGTGAAGCAAATGAAGAGAACTTTTGCCCTTGATAGGCTAGAAGCCATTAAACCAGAGGTCGATAAGCTCGTAGAAGCTGGATTTATTGAGGAAGTGCAATTCTCTGAGTGGTTGGCCAACCCCGTAATGGTCAAAAAAGGCCAATGA